A portion of the Micromonospora vinacea genome contains these proteins:
- a CDS encoding citryl-CoA lyase encodes MAEELSFPTGIGTSDPTTISLLGQDLAADLMGTVGFGELAYWLVARRRPTPGEVRVFEAVLVALADHGFTPTAIAARLTYLSAPESLQGALAAGLLGGGSRFLGVTEDCGRFLADTLAQVGEVTDYDAVALEAVTRAKQERRLVPGLGHPVHKEQDPRTPVLIRIATEEGLRGPHLRLFEAIGRVHPQVLGRTLPLNGAGVCGAALADLGLPVEMLRGFALLARAAGLLGHLAEERRRPLGMDIYRTVDRNAVYEP; translated from the coding sequence GTGGCTGAAGAACTGAGCTTCCCCACCGGAATCGGCACCTCCGACCCGACCACCATCTCCCTGCTCGGGCAGGACCTGGCCGCCGACCTGATGGGCACCGTGGGCTTCGGCGAGCTGGCGTACTGGCTGGTCGCCCGCCGGCGCCCCACCCCGGGTGAGGTACGGGTCTTCGAGGCGGTGCTGGTGGCCCTCGCCGACCACGGCTTCACCCCGACGGCGATCGCCGCCCGGCTGACGTACCTGTCCGCGCCCGAGTCGTTGCAGGGCGCGCTCGCAGCCGGCCTGCTCGGCGGCGGCTCCCGCTTCCTCGGCGTCACCGAGGACTGTGGACGCTTCCTCGCCGACACGCTCGCCCAGGTCGGCGAGGTGACCGACTACGACGCGGTGGCACTTGAGGCGGTCACCCGGGCCAAGCAGGAGCGTCGGCTGGTCCCCGGGCTCGGGCACCCGGTGCACAAGGAGCAGGACCCGCGCACCCCCGTGTTGATCAGGATCGCCACCGAGGAGGGTCTGCGCGGCCCGCACCTGCGGCTGTTCGAGGCGATCGGACGTGTGCACCCGCAGGTGCTCGGCCGCACCCTGCCGCTCAACGGCGCCGGAGTCTGCGGCGCGGCCCTCGCCGACCTCGGGCTCCCGGTCGAGATGCTGCGCGGGTTCGCTCTGCTGGCCCGCGCGGCGGGGCTGCTCGGGCACCTCGCCGAGGAGCGACGACGACCGCTCGGCATGGACATCTACCGCACCGTCGACCGCAACGCCGTCTACGAACCCTGA
- a CDS encoding extradiol ring-cleavage dioxygenase, translating into MASIVAVIASTHHPFYYRASTATGEDRPPFADEWTRKILAFRETLTRARPDVLVMVGSDHFHQLWLDNMPQFLVGKAPHYDANWYNEEREFGLPRMLLTGQEDLSGHILRAGLDAGFDLAFSNELRIDHSITCPIITLRPEADLPIVPIYTNIFAPPLPQPKRFVQLGQSIRDIVESWPSHLRVAVIGTGHLSLELGGPRQFGPHGPDPEFDQRAVEWIANGDLDECLREVTLDSLHSPGNATHGFMDFMLMMGVAGAGVKADYVDTLDLFHTMEAYFTWYPNGAPS; encoded by the coding sequence ATGGCCTCCATCGTCGCGGTCATCGCCTCCACCCACCACCCCTTCTACTACCGGGCCAGCACGGCCACCGGCGAGGATCGACCACCGTTCGCCGACGAGTGGACCCGCAAGATCCTGGCGTTCCGGGAGACGTTGACCCGGGCCCGACCCGACGTGCTGGTGATGGTCGGCTCCGACCACTTCCACCAGCTCTGGCTGGACAACATGCCGCAGTTCCTGGTCGGCAAGGCGCCCCACTACGACGCCAACTGGTACAACGAGGAACGCGAGTTCGGGCTGCCCCGGATGCTGCTCACAGGCCAGGAGGACCTGTCCGGCCACATCCTGCGGGCCGGGCTCGACGCCGGGTTCGACCTCGCGTTCAGCAACGAGCTGCGCATCGACCACAGCATCACCTGCCCGATCATCACGCTGCGGCCCGAGGCCGACCTGCCGATCGTGCCGATCTACACCAACATCTTCGCGCCGCCGCTGCCGCAGCCGAAGCGCTTCGTCCAGCTCGGCCAGAGCATCCGCGACATCGTCGAGTCGTGGCCGTCGCACCTGCGGGTGGCCGTCATCGGCACCGGCCACCTCTCGCTGGAGCTGGGCGGCCCCCGGCAGTTCGGCCCGCACGGCCCGGACCCGGAGTTCGACCAGCGGGCCGTCGAGTGGATCGCCAACGGCGACCTGGACGAGTGCCTGCGCGAGGTCACCCTGGACAGCCTGCACTCACCGGGCAACGCCACCCACGGCTTCATGGACTTCATGCTGATGATGGGTGTGGCCGGTGCCGGCGTGAAGGCCGACTACGTCGACACCCTCGATCTGTTCCACACCATGGAGGCGTACTTCACCTGGTACCCGAACGGAGCGCCGTCGTGA
- a CDS encoding helix-turn-helix transcriptional regulator, whose amino-acid sequence MDRAQLASFLRTRREALQPEDVGLPRGPRRRTGGLRREEVATLSGMSTDYYSRLEQQRGPHPSEQMLAALARGLRLSLAERDHLFQLAGHAVPRRAVRADHVNPGMMRILDRMHDTPAQVVNHLGETLAQTAPAVALLGDETRYTGLARSAHHRWFTDPTARQLHPEEDHETQSRLLVAHLHASYTRDGRGSRAAALVNDLLAKSPEFSRLWQEHPVPGGYCPPKHFLHPEVGPMELHCQTLVDPDESQTLLVFTAVPGSESDDKLRLLSVIGGQLV is encoded by the coding sequence GTGGACCGCGCCCAACTCGCCAGCTTCCTGCGTACCCGCCGGGAGGCGCTCCAGCCCGAGGACGTCGGTTTGCCCCGGGGCCCGCGTCGGCGCACCGGAGGGCTACGGCGCGAGGAAGTCGCCACGTTGAGTGGGATGTCCACCGACTACTACAGCCGGTTGGAGCAGCAGCGCGGGCCGCACCCATCGGAGCAGATGCTCGCCGCCCTCGCTCGTGGCCTGCGGCTCTCCCTCGCCGAACGGGATCACCTGTTCCAGCTCGCCGGTCACGCCGTTCCGCGCCGGGCGGTGCGGGCCGACCACGTGAACCCGGGAATGATGCGGATCCTCGACCGGATGCACGACACCCCGGCCCAGGTGGTGAACCATCTCGGCGAGACCCTGGCGCAGACCGCGCCGGCCGTCGCCCTGCTCGGTGACGAGACCCGGTACACCGGGTTGGCACGCAGCGCACATCACCGCTGGTTCACCGACCCGACGGCACGGCAGCTGCACCCCGAGGAGGACCACGAGACGCAGAGTCGCCTGCTCGTGGCGCACCTGCACGCCTCGTACACCCGCGACGGCCGGGGTTCGCGGGCGGCGGCACTCGTCAACGACCTGCTCGCCAAGAGCCCGGAGTTCAGCCGCCTGTGGCAGGAGCACCCGGTACCCGGCGGCTACTGCCCGCCGAAGCACTTCCTGCACCCCGAGGTGGGGCCGATGGAGCTGCACTGCCAGACGCTGGTGGACCCGGATGAGTCCCAGACGCTGCTGGTCTTCACCGCCGTGCCCGGGTCGGAGAGCGACGACAAGTTGCGGCTGCTCTCCGTCATCGGAGGCCAGCTCGTCTGA
- a CDS encoding quinone oxidoreductase family protein, translating into MIRAAVLTACGTAPTIAERPAPVPVDGAVSITVEAVPITPLDVLCASGTSYFGPPSTPYVPGVQGVGRLADGTAVWFGTSAGMRSGVDGSMATTVTVPTVDVVTLPAGVPLTVLAALGLSAVAAHAALTHAGGLAAGDQVIVLGAGGVVGQAAVQLALLGGARRVIAVARSAAARARAEELGAAVAVPLLPDDDVASMADRLRHAADGPVDLVLDPVFGVPAAAALRVLRPGGRLVNLGSAAGATAPIESAVLRSGALRMIGYTNNGLSTAERAAALTVVAGHAAAGRLTVDHEIVPFDAIADAWARQDGGSTAGRIVLAL; encoded by the coding sequence GTGATCCGCGCGGCAGTGCTCACCGCCTGCGGCACCGCACCGACGATCGCCGAGCGGCCGGCGCCCGTGCCGGTCGACGGTGCGGTGTCGATCACCGTCGAGGCCGTGCCGATCACCCCGCTGGACGTGCTCTGCGCCAGCGGCACCAGCTACTTCGGACCGCCGAGCACCCCGTACGTGCCGGGTGTGCAGGGGGTCGGTCGGCTCGCCGACGGCACCGCGGTCTGGTTCGGCACGTCGGCCGGGATGCGCTCCGGTGTCGACGGCAGCATGGCGACGACGGTCACCGTGCCGACCGTCGACGTGGTGACGCTGCCGGCCGGCGTACCGCTGACAGTGCTCGCGGCCCTCGGCCTCTCCGCGGTCGCCGCGCACGCGGCGCTGACCCACGCCGGCGGCCTGGCGGCTGGCGACCAGGTCATCGTGCTCGGCGCCGGGGGTGTGGTCGGGCAGGCCGCCGTTCAACTCGCCCTGCTCGGCGGCGCCCGCCGCGTCATCGCCGTGGCCCGGTCGGCCGCGGCACGGGCCCGCGCCGAGGAGCTCGGCGCCGCCGTCGCCGTCCCGTTGCTCCCCGACGACGATGTCGCGTCGATGGCCGACCGGCTGCGCCACGCCGCCGACGGGCCGGTCGACCTCGTCCTCGACCCGGTCTTCGGTGTCCCGGCCGCGGCGGCGCTGCGGGTGCTGCGCCCGGGTGGGCGGCTGGTCAACCTGGGCAGCGCGGCCGGCGCGACAGCGCCCATCGAGTCCGCCGTGCTGCGCAGCGGCGCACTGCGGATGATCGGCTACACCAACAACGGGTTGTCGACAGCCGAGCGGGCCGCGGCGCTGACAGTGGTAGCCGGCCACGCGGCGGCCGGCCGGCTCACCGTCGACCACGAGATCGTGCCGTTCGACGCCATAGCGGACGCCTGGGCCCGGCAGGACGGCGGCAGCACCGCCGGCCGGATCGTCCTCGCGCTCTGA
- a CDS encoding aldehyde dehydrogenase family protein, producing MTPSTYTVAGHWIGGETVTGSAGTLPVVNPATGEVVAETPAGTAADVDRAVAAARAAFPAWSATTPQHRADVLRRLGAGLAARTEEIAQAITAEMGSPIGMSRTAQVAFPAAVVESIAGLADDFAWTEEVGNSLIVREPIGVVGAITPWNFPLQQIVSKLAPALLAGNTMVFKPSENAPLTARILAEVAAEAGVPAGVFNVVYGTGATVGEAISAHPDIDMISFTGSTRAGQRISAVAAATVKRVALELGGKGANIILDDADLPAAVERGVMMAFSNGGQVCGAWPRMLVPASRQDEAVALAVEAAKQYTVGDPGDETTRIGPLASETHRQKVVGYIERGIADGARLVFGGPERPEGLPVGAYVQPTIFADVDPTSAIAQEEIFGPVLTIIPYADEEEAVSIANGTLYGLTSGVFGEPEHALAIARRLRVGQVDVNAGHWNPLAPFGGYKHSGNGREFGRLGLEEFLETKSIQR from the coding sequence ATGACACCTTCCACCTACACCGTCGCCGGCCACTGGATCGGTGGCGAGACCGTCACCGGCTCCGCCGGCACCCTTCCCGTCGTCAACCCGGCCACCGGCGAGGTCGTCGCCGAGACCCCGGCCGGCACCGCCGCCGACGTCGACCGCGCCGTCGCCGCTGCCCGGGCCGCCTTTCCGGCCTGGTCGGCGACCACTCCACAGCACCGGGCGGACGTGCTGCGCCGCCTCGGCGCTGGCCTGGCCGCCCGCACGGAGGAGATCGCCCAGGCGATCACCGCCGAGATGGGCTCCCCGATCGGTATGTCCCGGACCGCCCAGGTCGCCTTCCCGGCCGCGGTGGTCGAGTCCATCGCCGGCCTGGCCGACGACTTCGCCTGGACCGAGGAGGTCGGCAACTCGCTGATCGTCCGCGAGCCGATCGGCGTGGTCGGCGCGATCACACCGTGGAACTTCCCTCTTCAGCAGATCGTCTCCAAGCTGGCCCCGGCACTGCTCGCCGGCAACACGATGGTCTTCAAGCCGTCCGAGAACGCGCCGCTGACAGCGCGCATCCTCGCCGAGGTCGCCGCCGAGGCCGGCGTACCGGCGGGTGTCTTCAACGTCGTCTACGGCACCGGCGCGACAGTCGGCGAGGCGATCTCCGCCCACCCGGACATCGACATGATCTCGTTCACCGGCTCCACCCGGGCCGGGCAGCGGATCTCCGCGGTGGCCGCCGCGACCGTCAAGCGGGTCGCGCTGGAGCTGGGCGGCAAGGGCGCGAACATCATCCTCGACGACGCCGACCTGCCCGCCGCTGTCGAGCGGGGCGTGATGATGGCGTTCAGCAACGGCGGTCAGGTCTGCGGCGCGTGGCCGCGGATGCTGGTGCCCGCCTCCCGTCAAGACGAGGCCGTGGCGTTGGCCGTCGAGGCCGCGAAGCAGTACACCGTCGGCGACCCGGGCGACGAGACCACCCGGATCGGCCCGCTGGCGTCCGAGACCCACCGGCAGAAGGTCGTCGGCTACATCGAGCGGGGCATCGCCGACGGGGCGCGGCTCGTGTTCGGCGGCCCGGAGCGACCCGAAGGGCTGCCCGTCGGGGCCTACGTCCAGCCGACGATCTTCGCCGACGTCGACCCGACCTCCGCGATCGCCCAGGAGGAGATCTTCGGCCCGGTGCTGACGATCATCCCCTACGCCGACGAGGAGGAGGCCGTGTCCATCGCCAACGGCACGCTGTACGGCCTGACCAGCGGCGTCTTCGGTGAGCCGGAGCACGCACTGGCGATCGCCCGGCGGCTGCGCGTGGGCCAGGTCGACGTGAACGCCGGCCACTGGAACCCGCTGGCCCCGTTCGGCGGTTACAAGCACTCCGGCAACGGCCGCGAGTTCGGCCGGCTGGGCCTGGAGGAGTTCCTGGAGACCAAGTCCATCCAGCGCTGA
- a CDS encoding CaiB/BaiF CoA transferase family protein, protein MVQHSTGPLAGLLVADFSRILAGPYATMLLADLGAQVIKVESPGGDDTRTWMPPTRDGVSTYYLGINRNKRSVALDLKKPDDLAAAQELARRADVLIENFRPGGLARFGLDYDTVTAHNDKIVYASISGFGTGAGRDFPGYDLMVQAISGLMSLTGDPDGSPYRAGISVFDVMAGLHASIGILAALHHRGETGRGQHVEVNLLSSALSGLVNHSSGYVAGGTVPFRMGNAHPSLFPYEPLPTADGELIVIAGNDGQFRKLCQVLDLPDLPDDPRFGRNQDRTANREQLRPLLVERLAKRTTDEWFRDLLAAGVPCAPINTIDGGVALAEELGLDPVVTVGDVPGVRNPITFSDTPARYELPPPGLDEHGEEIRAWLKN, encoded by the coding sequence ATGGTGCAGCATTCGACAGGCCCACTGGCCGGCCTGCTCGTCGCGGACTTCTCCCGGATCCTCGCCGGGCCGTACGCGACGATGCTCCTGGCCGACCTGGGCGCCCAGGTGATCAAAGTGGAGAGCCCCGGGGGCGACGACACCCGCACCTGGATGCCGCCCACCCGCGACGGGGTCTCCACGTACTACCTCGGCATCAACCGCAACAAGCGGTCCGTCGCCCTGGATCTCAAGAAACCCGACGACCTGGCCGCCGCGCAGGAGTTGGCCCGCCGCGCCGACGTGCTGATCGAAAACTTCCGGCCCGGTGGCCTCGCCCGGTTCGGCCTCGACTACGACACCGTCACCGCGCACAACGACAAGATCGTGTACGCGAGCATCAGCGGCTTCGGCACCGGCGCCGGTAGGGACTTCCCCGGCTACGACCTCATGGTGCAGGCAATCTCGGGCCTGATGAGCCTCACCGGCGACCCGGACGGCTCGCCGTACCGGGCCGGGATCTCCGTCTTCGACGTGATGGCCGGGCTGCACGCGAGCATCGGCATCCTCGCCGCGTTGCACCACCGTGGCGAGACCGGACGAGGTCAGCACGTCGAGGTCAACCTGCTCAGCTCCGCCCTGTCCGGGTTGGTCAACCACTCCAGCGGCTACGTCGCCGGCGGCACCGTCCCGTTCCGGATGGGCAACGCGCACCCCAGCCTCTTCCCGTACGAGCCACTGCCCACCGCCGACGGCGAGCTGATCGTCATCGCCGGCAACGACGGGCAGTTCCGCAAGCTCTGCCAGGTGCTCGACCTGCCCGACCTGCCGGACGATCCGCGTTTCGGCCGCAACCAGGACCGCACGGCCAACCGCGAGCAGTTGCGGCCCCTGCTGGTCGAACGGCTCGCCAAGCGGACCACTGACGAGTGGTTCCGGGACCTGCTCGCCGCCGGCGTCCCCTGCGCGCCGATCAACACCATCGACGGTGGTGTGGCGCTCGCCGAGGAACTGGGGCTCGACCCGGTCGTCACCGTCGGCGACGTGCCCGGCGTCCGCAACCCCATCACCTTCTCCGACACCCCGGCCCGGTACGAGCTGCCGCCGCCGGGGCTCGACGAACACGGCGAGGAGATCCGCGCGTGGCTGAAGAACTGA